ACATCCTTGTCGAGCTTCAGCGATGCACTGATCATCCAGGCAAAGGGCAGCAACATCACCAGCGCCGAGAGGATAAGCAAGAGATAGACTGCAATGGTGGAATTGGTGGTTTTTCTGATTCGTACTTGCATGGCGCCCTCCTAATGCATCCGCTTCTCACCGTTGAACTGAACCAACGTAACGGCGAGAACCAGGATAAAGAGCACCATGGCAACTGCACTTGCAGAACCAAGATTCCAACTGATGAAGGCTTTGTTGTAAATATCGTAGACGAGTACCAAGGTAGCAGTACCCGGGCCTCCCTGGGTAACCATGTACACAATGTCATAGACCTTGAAGCACTGGATGGTAAGCATAACCATTACAAAGAAGGAGACACCACTAAGCTGAGGAATGGTAACATAGCGGAATCGTTGCCATGCATTGGTTCCATCGAGGCTTGCTGCTTCATAGAGCTCGGGGTTTATTCCTTGCAAACCGGCAAGATAAATAATCATATAATAGCCCATGTACTTCCAGACACTGAAGAAAACGATGGTGATCATCGCCCAGTCCTTGTCGGCTGCCCATCCGGGTACCGATTCAAAA
The sequence above is drawn from the uncultured Sphaerochaeta sp. genome and encodes:
- a CDS encoding sugar ABC transporter permease: MPSKKATLKKQLVAYSFIAPNFIGFAVFTMVPIIFAFALAFLHWDGSNPITWAGLGNFIDLFDDDQFKAALKNTIVYTTGTVPLTLVASLFLAVILNQGFKSRNFFRTVSFFPYVASLVAVAAVWNMIFNPSKGPVNMLLYTLGFESVPGWAADKDWAMITIVFFSVWKYMGYYMIIYLAGLQGINPELYEAASLDGTNAWQRFRYVTIPQLSGVSFFVMVMLTIQCFKVYDIVYMVTQGGPGTATLVLVYDIYNKAFISWNLGSASAVAMVLFILVLAVTLVQFNGEKRMH